In Leishmania major strain Friedlin complete genome, chromosome 34, the following proteins share a genomic window:
- a CDS encoding putative ubiquitin-conjugating enzyme e2 encodes MTAPTVQCLKRLQIELRKLNMEWELPFKVGADPQNMLRCYFVMDGPADTPYEGGRYVGLIEIPSDYPFKPPSVQMCTPSGRLKTGMQICLSNSSYHPENWSPMWGLRTILIALVSFFVSEEPTTGSMSATAEERRRYAANSRKYNVKRLHAVYKRVLPEAFAADTAFIENGGTSPKDEGSSGSSASDEDATEAEAAPAGAEPEVAAQEPSTSHETVAAPARKTPGSGKAGAADTEAATGAAASKRSRHHQHKKSSTGAVAQRGGQLQWRRYASLIVLIAIGLGLLRQLM; translated from the coding sequence ATGACGGCTCCAACCGTGCAATGCCTGAAAAGGCTGCAGATtgagctgcgcaagctcaACATGGAGTGGGAGCTGCCGTTCAAAGTGGGTGCCGATCCGCAGAACATGCTGCGCTGCTACTTTGTCATGGATGGGCCTGCCGACACCCCATACGAGGGTGGCCGCTATGTGGGGCTCATCGAAATTCCGTCCGACTACCCGTTCAAGCCACCAAGCGTGCAGATGTGCACCCCAAGCGGGAGGCTCAAGACAGGCATGCAGATTTGCCTGTCCAACAGCTCTTACCACCCCGAGAACTGGTCGCCGATGTGGGGGCTCCGCACTATCCTTATCGCACTCGTCTCCTTCTTTGTTTCGGAGGAGCCGACGACAGGCTCGATGAgtgccaccgccgaggaGCGACGCAGGTATGCGGCGAACAGCAGGAAATACAATGTAAAGCGGCTTCATGCGGTGTACAAGCGGGTGCTTCCCGAGGCGTTTGCAGCAGATACGGCTTTCATTGAAAATGGTGGCACCTCTCCGAAGGATGaaggaagcagcggcagcagcgctagTGATGAGGACGCGACCGAAGCTGAAGCAGCACCGGCCGGCGCGGAACCGGAAGTCGCCGCGCAGGAGCCTTCGACATCTCATGAGACAGTCGCCGCTCCGGCTAGGAAAACCCCTGGTAGCGGAAAAGCGGGAGCTGCAgacacggaggcggcaaccggcgctgcagcctccAAGCGGTCCCGTCACCACCAACACAAGAAGAGCAGTACGGGTGCTGTGGCCCAACGAGGCGGtcagctgcagtggcgccgcTATGCTTCCCTCATTGTTTTGATCGCTATTGGACTGGGTCTCCTGCGGCAGCTGATGTGA
- a CDS encoding putative DNA-directed RNA polymerase subunit: MSDHDDEDDLLSLNLGDDRDEGDSGSDIRHSGADEEDEEGGEQLPEDVAANVILSGNAQAAKGARARGINERVTSAVMTKYERARVLGTRALQISMNAPVAVALEGETDPLTIAVKELRERRTPLIIRRVLPDNTYEDWSVSELLVDFDRPADERYTNI, encoded by the coding sequence ATGTCGgaccacgacgacgaagacgatcTCCTCAGCCTCAATCTAGGAGACGACCGTGATgagggcgacagcggcagcgacattcgacacagcggcgctgatgaggaggacgaggagggaggcgagcagctgccCGAGGACGTTGCCGCCAACGTCATCTTGTCCGGCAATGCGCAGGCCGCAAAGGGTGCACGGGCCCGCGGAATCAACGAGCGCGTGACGAGTGCTGTCATGACCAAGTATGAGCGGGCACGCGTGCTGGGtacgcgcgcgctgcagatAAGCATGAACGCCCCTGTCGCTGTGGCGCTCGAGGGCGAAACCGATCCGCTCACGATTGCCGTAAAGGAGCTGCGTGAGCGCCGCACGCCGCTTATCATTCGTCGCGTGCTGCCGGACAACACGTACGAGGACTGGAGCGTCAGCGAGCTGCTCGTCGACTTTGATCGCCCGGCGGATGAGCGCTACACGAACATCTAA